One Kitasatospora sp. MAP12-44 DNA segment encodes these proteins:
- a CDS encoding NAD(P)/FAD-dependent oxidoreductase: protein MAEAVVVGAGPNGLAAAVALAQEGVAVTVLEQAATIGGGTRTSELTLPGLLHDHCSAVHPMGAGSPFLRSLGLERHGLRWCRPQIDLAHPFDDGSAAAMHRSLEETAAGLGADGPAWRRVFGPLAENFDALAADLFQPPLHLPAHPVQLARFAVRAAWPAEALARTAWRTPAARALFAGTAAHAIRPLTSTGSAAIGLMLVAAGHRWGWPVARGGSRAVTDALAARLAELGGTVQTGVRVRSLAELPPADAILLDLAPHDALAVCGDRLPARVARGYARWQYGPGAFKLDLAVEGGIPWRNESCRRAGTVHLGGTIEEIAHAERQIAAGRMPQRPFVLVAQQYLADPTRSVGTLRPVWAYAHVPNGWSGDATEAVLDQIERFAPGTRERTVATVSQGVEQLAAGNPNYVAGDILTGANTARQLALRPRPALDPYSTGIPGVYLCSAATPPGAGVHGMCGYGAARSALRHLHRRPPSRGLAA from the coding sequence GTGGCTGAGGCCGTCGTCGTCGGGGCCGGCCCGAACGGGCTGGCCGCCGCCGTCGCCCTGGCGCAGGAGGGCGTGGCGGTCACCGTGCTGGAGCAGGCGGCCACCATCGGCGGCGGCACCCGGACCAGCGAACTCACCCTGCCCGGCCTGCTGCACGACCACTGCTCCGCGGTCCACCCGATGGGCGCCGGCTCCCCCTTCCTGCGCTCGCTCGGGCTGGAGCGCCACGGTCTGCGGTGGTGTCGGCCGCAGATCGACCTGGCCCACCCCTTCGACGACGGCAGTGCCGCCGCCATGCACCGGTCGTTGGAGGAGACCGCCGCAGGTCTGGGTGCGGACGGACCGGCCTGGCGGCGCGTCTTCGGGCCGCTGGCCGAGAACTTCGACGCCCTGGCCGCGGACCTGTTCCAGCCGCCCCTCCATCTGCCCGCCCACCCGGTGCAGTTGGCACGGTTCGCGGTGCGGGCGGCGTGGCCGGCCGAGGCCCTCGCCCGGACGGCCTGGCGCACCCCGGCGGCCCGCGCGCTGTTCGCCGGCACCGCCGCGCACGCCATCCGGCCCCTCACCAGCACCGGCAGCGCCGCGATCGGGCTGATGCTCGTCGCCGCCGGGCACCGGTGGGGCTGGCCGGTCGCTCGGGGCGGATCGCGGGCCGTCACCGACGCGCTGGCCGCCCGCCTGGCCGAACTGGGCGGTACCGTGCAGACCGGCGTCCGGGTCCGCTCGCTGGCCGAACTCCCTCCCGCCGACGCGATCCTGCTCGACCTCGCGCCGCACGACGCGCTGGCCGTCTGCGGGGACCGGCTGCCCGCGCGCGTGGCGCGCGGCTACGCCCGGTGGCAGTACGGCCCGGGCGCGTTCAAGCTCGACCTGGCGGTGGAGGGCGGGATCCCCTGGCGCAACGAGAGCTGCCGCCGCGCCGGCACGGTGCACCTGGGCGGCACGATCGAGGAGATCGCCCACGCCGAACGGCAGATCGCCGCCGGCCGGATGCCGCAGCGGCCGTTCGTCCTGGTCGCCCAGCAGTACCTGGCCGACCCCACCCGCTCAGTCGGCACGCTGCGACCCGTCTGGGCCTACGCCCATGTGCCGAACGGCTGGTCGGGGGACGCCACCGAGGCGGTGCTCGACCAGATCGAACGCTTCGCGCCGGGCACCCGCGAGCGAACCGTCGCCACCGTCTCGCAGGGCGTCGAGCAGTTGGCAGCCGGCAACCCCAACTACGTCGCCGGCGACATCCTCACCGGTGCCAACACCGCTCGACAGCTCGCGCTGCGCCCCCGCCCGGCCCTCGATCCGTACAGCACCGGAATTCCCGGTGTCTACCTCTGCTCCGCCGCCACTCCCCCGGGGGCCGGCGTGCACGGCATGTGCGGTTACGGCGCCGCCCGCTCGGCACTGCGGCACCTGCACCGCCGCCCGCCGTCCCGTGGCCTCGCCGCATAA